Proteins from one Phocoena sinus isolate mPhoSin1 chromosome 8, mPhoSin1.pri, whole genome shotgun sequence genomic window:
- the ZBTB16 gene encoding zinc finger and BTB domain-containing protein 16 produces the protein MDLTNMGMIQLQNPSHPTGLLCKANQMRLAGTLCDVVIMVDSQEFHAHRTVLACTSKMFEILFHRNSQHYTLDFLSPKTFQQILEYAYTATLQAKAEDLDDLLYAAEILEIEYLEEQCLKILETIQASDDNDTEASMADGGAEEEEDRKARYLKNIFISKHSSEESGYANVAAQSLPGPMVDQSPSVSTSFGLSAMSPTKAAVDSLMTIGQSLLQGALQLPARPEEPTLAGVGRHPAVAEAKPEMMQVDEVPGQDSPGAAESSISAGMGDKVEERGKEGPGTPTRSSVITSARELHYGREESAEQLPPLTEVGQGPPGRPEPPAPPAEKHLGIYSVLPNHKADAVLSVPSSVTSGLHVQPTLAVSMDFSTYGGLLPQGFIQRELFSKLGELAVGVKAESRTVGEQCSVCGVELPDNEAVEQHRKLHSG, from the coding sequence ATGGATCTGACAAACATGGGCATGATCCAGCTGCAGAACCCCAGCCACCCCACGGGGCTCCTTTGCAAGGCCAACCAGATGCGGCTGGCTGGGACGCTGTGCGATGTGGTCATCATGGTGGACAGCCAGGAGTTCCACGCCCACCGGACTGTGCTGGCCTGCACCAGCAAGATGTTTGAGATCCTCTTCCACCGCAATAGCCAGCACTATACTCTGGACTTCCTCTCTCCAAAGACCTTCCAGCAGATTCTGGAGTATGCGTACACGGCCACGCTGCAAGCCAAGGCGGAGGACCTGGATGACCTGCTGTACGCAGCTGAGATCCTGGAGATCGAGTACCTGGAGGAGCAGTGCCTGAAGATCCTGGAGACCATCCAGGCCTCAGACGACAATGACACGGAGGCAAGCATGGCGGACGGCGGGGCCGAGGAGGAGGAAGACCGCAAGGCTCGGTATCTCAAGAACATCTTCATCTCGAAGCATTCCAGCGAGGAGAGTGGGTACGCCAACGTAGCTGCTCAGAGCCTCCCTGGGCCCATGGTGGACCAGAGCCCTTCCGTCTCCACCTCATTTGGCCTTTCCGCCATGAGTCCCACCAAGGCGGCAGTGGACAGTTTGATGACCATAGGACAGTCTCTCCTGCAGGGGGCTCTTCAGCTGCCTGCCAGGCCTGAGGAGCCGACTCTGGCCGGGGTTGGGCGGCACCCTGCGGTGGCCGAGGCGAAGCCGGAGATGATGCAGGTGGATGAGGTGCCCGGCCAGGACAGCCCTGGGGCAGCCGAGTCTAGCATCTCAGCCGGGATGGGGGACAAGGTTGAGGAAAGGGGCAAGGAGGGACCCGGGACCCCAACTCGGAGCAGCGTCATCACCAGCGCTAGAGAGCTGCACTATGGACGTGAGGAGAGCGCCGAGCAGCTGCCGCCTCTAACCGAGGTTGGCCAGGGTCCCCCAGGCCGACCGGAGCCCCCCGCACCCCCCGCTGAGAAACACCTGGGCATCTATTCCGTGCTGCCCAACCACAAGGCCGATGCCGTGTTGAGCGTGCCGTCTTCGGTGACCTCGGGCCTCCATGTGCAGCCCACCCTGGCCGTCTCCATGGACTTCAGCACCTACGGGGGTCTGCTGCCCCAGGGCTTCATCCAGAGGGAGCTGTTCAGCAAGCTGGGGGAGCTGGCGGTGGGCGTGAAGGCAGAGAGCCGCACTGTCGGGGAGCAGTGCAGCGTCTGCGGGGTGGAGCTTCCTGACAACGAGGCCGTGGAGCAGCACAG